A stretch of Aerococcus christensenii DNA encodes these proteins:
- the hslO gene encoding Hsp33 family molecular chaperone HslO, whose product MEDQLIKAVAYDGQVRLSSLVATHMVQEGCQRHDTWSTASAALGRSLMGGALLASDIKDDAIITLKIMGNGPVGKILVTANGKGEVKGYLDQPHVSLEENSEGKLDVKGAVGEEGSLTVIKDLGLKEPFSGQVPLVSGELAEDLTYYLAVSEQIPSAVGLGVLVNPDESIQAAGGWMIQMMPGATEETIQAVEEAVQSLPHVTQLIEEGMDASQIANRLLPQGDVKILDTRTVTFQCSCSKERFSKGLISLGEKEIQQLIDEDGQAEAVCHFCNEKYAYNRQELEDLLALSRSSSDKKK is encoded by the coding sequence ATGGAAGACCAATTGATTAAAGCCGTCGCTTATGATGGACAGGTGCGACTAAGTAGTTTAGTAGCCACGCACATGGTTCAGGAAGGCTGCCAAAGACACGATACTTGGTCAACAGCGAGTGCTGCTTTGGGGAGAAGTCTCATGGGAGGCGCTTTATTAGCTTCAGATATAAAAGATGATGCCATTATTACTTTGAAGATTATGGGCAATGGCCCTGTTGGTAAAATCTTAGTGACTGCTAATGGAAAAGGAGAAGTGAAGGGCTACTTAGACCAACCACATGTTAGCTTGGAAGAAAATTCGGAAGGAAAGTTGGATGTGAAAGGGGCTGTTGGAGAAGAAGGCAGTCTTACTGTGATTAAAGATTTAGGCTTGAAGGAGCCATTTTCAGGGCAAGTCCCTTTAGTTTCTGGGGAATTAGCAGAAGATCTAACTTATTACTTAGCAGTTTCTGAACAAATTCCATCTGCTGTAGGACTCGGAGTTTTAGTTAATCCTGATGAAAGTATTCAAGCCGCGGGAGGATGGATGATTCAGATGATGCCAGGAGCAACTGAGGAGACGATTCAAGCTGTAGAAGAAGCTGTCCAATCTCTTCCTCACGTCACTCAGCTGATAGAAGAGGGAATGGATGCTTCACAAATCGCAAATCGTCTCTTACCTCAAGGAGACGTCAAAATCTTGGATACAAGAACCGTTACTTTCCAATGCTCTTGTAGCAAGGAACGCTTTTCTAAAGGATTAATCAGTCTCGGAGAAAAAGAAATTCAACAATTAATAGACGAAGATGGGCAAGCAGAGGCCGTGTGCCATTTTTGTAATGAAAAATATGCCTATAATCGTCAAGAATTAGAGGATTTATTGGCTCTTTCGCGCTCATCCTCAGACAAGAAAAAGTGA
- the tilS gene encoding tRNA lysidine(34) synthetase TilS: MLLEKLSRQLEQFLQEEDADYFESQKPYALAVSTGVDSMALLKVMKHLFDRLNRSFFVIHINHRLRQESEEEQAYLIQYCQRESIDLVVRIWKHAPLKSNIEGQARWFRYRTFAHVLQEKGSLRLLTAHHADDQVETILMRFLDGYDLSSLQGIQKKSPLYTFPKAQILRPFLTESKLNFYQLVKEEGVTFYEDESNKDVHFKRNRFRQKILPYLEEESPHLREYLSQFAYDLQGILEFAQPAIENFCQETLTLKEGKWALDIESLKSLSDSQQRLALKQVLNKIAPEDFGSFGRRGQEQLLQFLKEGVPQGTFDLPGQWQVDKVYQCAYFYEPGQEASLFKAQVGLLKAGQTYWIDEKWGIAYGKTDLKEADLYLPEELGDQKLLVRHRQAGDYLFLPSGDRQKLRRYFINNKWPAKDRQEAWLLVLEDRWVIGILTASGEWKYRYPLFKVKEELSGWKIKSLKRACYNF; the protein is encoded by the coding sequence ATGCTATTAGAAAAACTGAGTCGGCAATTAGAACAATTTTTACAAGAGGAAGATGCAGACTATTTTGAAAGTCAAAAGCCTTATGCTTTGGCAGTGTCGACAGGGGTAGATTCTATGGCCCTTTTGAAGGTGATGAAGCATTTATTTGATCGATTAAATCGCTCTTTTTTTGTTATTCATATTAACCATCGTTTACGGCAAGAATCTGAAGAAGAACAAGCGTATTTAATTCAATATTGTCAGAGAGAATCGATTGATTTAGTGGTAAGGATTTGGAAACATGCCCCTCTCAAAAGTAATATTGAAGGGCAAGCACGATGGTTTCGCTATCGAACCTTTGCACACGTATTACAGGAGAAAGGAAGTCTAAGACTCTTAACTGCGCATCATGCCGATGATCAAGTAGAGACGATATTGATGCGATTTTTAGATGGTTATGATTTATCTAGTTTACAAGGAATTCAGAAAAAATCGCCACTTTATACCTTCCCTAAAGCTCAAATCCTTCGTCCGTTTTTGACCGAATCGAAATTGAATTTTTATCAGTTGGTCAAGGAAGAAGGTGTGACCTTCTATGAAGATGAGAGTAATAAAGATGTGCACTTTAAGCGTAATCGCTTTAGACAAAAGATTTTACCGTATTTGGAGGAAGAGAGCCCGCATCTTAGAGAATACTTGTCTCAATTTGCCTATGATCTTCAAGGAATTCTAGAATTTGCTCAACCTGCTATAGAAAATTTTTGTCAAGAAACCCTTACGCTTAAAGAAGGGAAATGGGCGTTAGATATAGAATCTTTAAAGAGTCTTTCCGATTCTCAGCAAAGATTAGCCCTTAAGCAAGTTTTGAATAAGATAGCGCCTGAAGATTTTGGATCGTTTGGCCGACGGGGACAGGAGCAATTGCTGCAATTCTTGAAGGAAGGCGTGCCTCAAGGAACATTTGATTTGCCTGGACAGTGGCAAGTGGATAAGGTTTATCAGTGCGCCTATTTTTATGAACCTGGGCAAGAGGCTTCTCTTTTCAAAGCGCAAGTAGGTCTTTTAAAAGCGGGGCAAACCTATTGGATAGACGAAAAATGGGGAATAGCTTACGGAAAAACAGATTTAAAAGAGGCTGATTTATATCTTCCAGAAGAGTTAGGAGACCAAAAACTTTTGGTGAGACATCGGCAGGCAGGAGATTATCTTTTTTTACCTTCTGGTGATCGTCAAAAACTTCGTCGTTACTTTATTAACAACAAGTGGCCGGCAAAAGACCGCCAAGAAGCTTGGTTACTTGTCTTAGAAGATCGATGGGTGATTGGTATTCTTACAGCAAGTGGTGAGTGGAAATATCGCTATCCACTTTTTAAAGTTAAAGAAGAATTAAGCGGTTGGAAGATCAAAAGCCTTAAGAGAGCTTGTTATAACTTTTAA
- the ftsH gene encoding ATP-dependent zinc metalloprotease FtsH has translation MQRKRPKRPKSLFTSGLVIIVIFLALLGIVNLFSNGSGSKATEEINQSEFLQKLTDKRIQKVQIKPRAGAYEITGEYREREQKTDHTTSGNIPIINNKKQEPANKFSVHVLANDSTLALINKKAQESDTEVVALEKDQTNMWISLLMNALPILFFIFMIYILTYSGGSGMGRGNPMSIGKSRAKDVSKVSTVHFSQVAGCEEEKQELVEIVDFLRSPQKYHEIGARIPKGVLLEGPPGTGKTLLARAVAGEAGVPFYSISGSEFVEMFVGVGASRVRDLFDTAKKHSPSIVFIDEIDAVGRRRGVSTGGGGHDEREQTLNQLLVELDGFNEKDNVIVIAATNRSDVLDPALLRPGRFDRQILVGRPDVKGREAILKVHARNKKLSQKVNLKRLAQQTPGFTGAELENLLNEAALLAARMDRKTISEEDVDEAQDRVVAGPAKPGRQSGSDELRMTAFHEAGHTVCGLVLSDARVVHKVTIVPRGRAAGYAIMLPKEDQAQLTKKTLREQVIGLLGGRASEELFFHTQSAGASNDFEQATAIARAMITEYGMFEELGTVSYEGNHGIKGSVSGQKTYSGETAAKIDQVLRQFMDQCLEEAKEILTKHSDQVKVIAEHLLELETLNADQIKSLFDTGELPPESEEEDQTNEPTSFEEAKENLKKATTKRRLDSEKSDGNRSTLPKEEGEETSEK, from the coding sequence ATGCAAAGAAAGCGACCGAAAAGACCGAAAAGCCTATTTACAAGTGGGTTGGTAATTATTGTCATTTTCTTAGCACTGCTTGGAATAGTGAATCTTTTTTCTAATGGAAGTGGTTCTAAGGCGACAGAAGAGATCAATCAATCTGAATTCTTACAAAAGTTAACGGATAAAAGAATTCAAAAAGTTCAAATCAAGCCACGAGCAGGCGCTTACGAAATTACCGGAGAATATCGTGAAAGGGAGCAAAAGACTGACCATACGACTTCCGGCAACATTCCAATTATTAACAATAAGAAACAAGAACCAGCCAATAAGTTTAGCGTTCATGTGTTAGCTAACGACTCCACGCTCGCTTTGATTAATAAGAAGGCACAAGAATCTGATACAGAAGTCGTTGCTTTAGAGAAAGATCAAACGAATATGTGGATTTCGTTATTGATGAATGCTCTTCCGATTCTGTTTTTCATCTTTATGATTTATATACTTACCTATTCTGGAGGTTCTGGGATGGGAAGAGGAAATCCAATGTCTATCGGCAAGAGTCGGGCAAAAGATGTCTCTAAAGTTTCGACAGTTCATTTTTCTCAAGTTGCCGGCTGTGAAGAAGAGAAACAAGAATTAGTAGAAATTGTTGACTTCTTGCGTAGTCCACAAAAATATCATGAAATCGGGGCGCGTATTCCAAAAGGGGTACTTTTGGAAGGACCTCCAGGAACAGGGAAAACTTTATTAGCGCGTGCAGTCGCTGGTGAAGCGGGCGTACCTTTTTATTCGATTTCTGGATCTGAATTTGTTGAAATGTTTGTAGGGGTAGGGGCAAGTCGTGTGCGTGACTTGTTTGATACTGCTAAGAAACACTCCCCATCCATTGTCTTCATTGATGAAATTGATGCGGTTGGACGTCGTCGCGGTGTAAGCACGGGTGGCGGTGGCCATGATGAGCGTGAACAAACCCTTAACCAATTATTGGTAGAGTTAGACGGATTTAATGAAAAAGATAACGTGATTGTGATTGCTGCAACCAACCGTTCGGATGTATTGGATCCCGCCTTACTTCGTCCAGGGCGTTTTGACCGCCAAATTTTAGTGGGAAGACCGGATGTTAAAGGGCGTGAAGCCATTTTGAAGGTTCATGCACGGAATAAGAAGTTATCTCAAAAGGTCAATTTAAAACGTCTTGCTCAACAAACACCAGGCTTTACAGGGGCAGAATTGGAAAATCTATTGAACGAAGCCGCCTTATTAGCTGCTAGAATGGATCGAAAAACTATTTCTGAAGAAGATGTAGATGAAGCTCAAGACCGCGTGGTAGCCGGACCAGCTAAACCAGGCCGTCAAAGCGGTAGTGATGAATTGAGAATGACTGCCTTTCATGAAGCAGGACATACAGTGTGTGGATTAGTCTTAAGCGACGCGCGTGTTGTTCATAAGGTAACTATTGTGCCGCGTGGACGTGCGGCGGGTTACGCTATTATGCTTCCAAAAGAAGATCAAGCCCAATTAACGAAGAAGACCTTGCGTGAGCAAGTGATTGGTCTATTGGGAGGGAGAGCGTCAGAAGAATTATTCTTCCATACACAATCTGCAGGAGCATCTAATGACTTCGAACAAGCAACCGCTATTGCGCGAGCAATGATTACGGAATACGGAATGTTTGAAGAATTAGGAACCGTATCTTACGAAGGAAACCATGGCATTAAAGGCAGTGTTTCTGGGCAAAAGACTTATTCTGGTGAAACGGCTGCTAAGATAGACCAAGTTTTACGTCAGTTTATGGATCAATGTTTAGAAGAAGCCAAAGAAATTTTAACCAAGCATAGTGATCAGGTAAAAGTGATTGCTGAGCACTTGTTAGAATTAGAAACTTTAAATGCTGATCAAATTAAGAGCTTATTTGATACGGGTGAATTACCACCAGAGAGTGAGGAAGAGGATCAAACAAATGAGCCTACTTCCTTTGAAGAAGCCAAAGAGAATCTAAAAAAAGCGACCACAAAGCGCCGGTTAGATAGTGAAAAATCAGACGGTAATCGATCGACTCTCCCAAAAGAAGAAGGGGAAGAGACCTCTGAAAAATAA
- the rpsG gene encoding 30S ribosomal protein S7: MPRKGHIAKRDVLPDPIYNSKMVTRLINQIMLDGKRGIAGSILYNAFDMIKEETGKDPMEVYQEAMENIQPVLEVKARRVGGANYQVPMEVRPERSRTLALRWLVQAARSRGEGTMQVRLAREIMDAANNTGAAVKKREDTHRMAEANKAFAHFRW; encoded by the coding sequence ATGCCTCGTAAAGGACATATCGCTAAACGCGATGTATTACCAGATCCAATTTATAATTCAAAAATGGTGACCCGTTTAATTAACCAAATTATGCTTGATGGGAAACGTGGAATTGCTGGATCCATCTTATATAATGCTTTTGATATGATTAAAGAAGAAACAGGCAAAGATCCGATGGAAGTTTACCAAGAAGCTATGGAAAATATTCAACCTGTTTTAGAAGTTAAAGCTCGCCGTGTTGGGGGGGCCAACTATCAAGTACCTATGGAAGTTCGTCCAGAACGTAGCCGTACTTTAGCACTTCGTTGGTTAGTACAAGCAGCTCGTAGCCGTGGCGAAGGAACTATGCAAGTTCGTTTAGCTCGCGAAATTATGGATGCTGCTAATAATACAGGTGCTGCTGTTAAGAAACGTGAAGACACGCACCGTATGGCTGAAGCGAATAAAGCTTTCGCTCACTTCCGTTGGTAA
- a CDS encoding FtsB family cell division protein → MQAGNQKKEHRITSISRYASSKNLKETSRDRLHRYVMRTILSVCLGIAVLCFAGVIHGEIALKDYQAQIKAAVMARNNEQKQVDHLKNQVALLHDDNYLLKLARGRYYLSKKNEIIFSTPEDNDSIQAKNLNKAYLQAQENQTSK, encoded by the coding sequence ATGCAGGCAGGAAATCAAAAAAAAGAGCACCGAATAACTTCCATATCACGTTATGCTAGCTCTAAAAATCTCAAAGAGACTTCTAGAGATCGATTGCATCGCTATGTGATGCGAACTATCTTAAGTGTATGTTTAGGAATTGCAGTTTTGTGTTTTGCAGGAGTCATTCACGGAGAAATAGCCTTAAAAGATTATCAGGCCCAAATTAAAGCTGCGGTAATGGCGCGAAATAATGAACAAAAACAGGTCGATCATTTGAAAAATCAAGTAGCGCTTCTTCATGATGATAATTATCTTTTGAAATTAGCGAGAGGACGTTATTATTTAAGCAAAAAGAATGAGATTATTTTCTCTACCCCAGAAGATAATGATTCGATTCAAGCTAAAAATCTCAATAAGGCCTATCTTCAAGCCCAAGAGAATCAAACAAGTAAATGA
- the rpsL gene encoding 30S ribosomal protein S12, with product MPTINQLLRKPRKSTKAKSKSPALNRGYNSMKKQSTHTNSPQKRGVCTRVGTMTPKKPNSALRKYARVRLSNMIEVTAYIPGIGHNLQEHSVVLIRGGRVKDLPGVRYHIVRGALDTAGVDERRQGRSKYGTKKPKK from the coding sequence ATGCCTACTATTAATCAATTATTACGTAAACCTCGTAAATCAACCAAGGCAAAATCTAAATCACCTGCCTTAAATCGAGGCTACAACTCAATGAAGAAACAATCAACACATACAAATTCTCCTCAAAAGCGTGGAGTATGTACCCGTGTCGGGACGATGACACCTAAGAAACCTAACTCCGCTTTACGGAAATATGCGCGTGTTCGTTTATCCAACATGATTGAAGTAACGGCTTATATCCCAGGGATTGGGCACAACTTACAAGAACACAGTGTGGTATTGATTCGTGGTGGCCGTGTAAAAGACTTACCAGGGGTTCGTTATCATATTGTCCGTGGGGCTTTAGATACCGCTGGTGTTGATGAACGTCGTCAAGGTCGTTCTAAATACGGTACCAAGAAACCTAAGAAATAA
- the dusB gene encoding tRNA dihydrouridine synthase DusB translates to MIKIGPIEIKNPIAVAPMAGISNAAFRTMVKQQGAGLVVCEMISDQGIHFRNKKTLEMLHIKDEEWPLSVQIFGGHAESLAEAAHFIETHTKAAIIDINMGCPVQKVVKTDAGSKALLDPNEVYRRVKAVKEAVHLPVTVKMRTGWDDQHILAVENALAAQEAGANMIAMHGRTREQLYTGKANWEIIKEVASHLSVPFYGNGDIRTPEEANFALDNYGVDGVMVGRGCLGNPWVIHRMVHYIETGELLPEKTGVERIQAALEHLDRLVALKGERVGVREFRGMVAYYLKGIPRAAKVKVACTQAETKAEADQLLNDFKAFTASREKEVRPKRLSRAERQAQKEAEQKNV, encoded by the coding sequence ATGATAAAGATAGGACCAATTGAAATTAAAAATCCTATTGCTGTGGCTCCTATGGCTGGAATCTCTAATGCCGCTTTTCGAACGATGGTCAAACAACAGGGAGCAGGCTTAGTGGTTTGTGAGATGATCTCTGACCAGGGAATCCATTTTCGAAATAAGAAAACATTGGAAATGTTGCACATTAAAGATGAAGAATGGCCGCTATCTGTTCAGATATTTGGTGGACATGCAGAATCTTTGGCTGAAGCGGCTCACTTTATCGAAACCCATACCAAAGCTGCTATTATTGATATTAATATGGGGTGCCCTGTTCAAAAGGTTGTGAAAACGGATGCTGGCTCTAAGGCCCTTTTGGATCCCAATGAAGTTTACCGACGGGTAAAAGCTGTCAAAGAGGCTGTTCATTTACCTGTAACGGTTAAAATGAGAACGGGTTGGGATGACCAACATATTTTAGCAGTAGAAAATGCATTAGCTGCCCAGGAAGCGGGAGCAAATATGATTGCTATGCATGGTCGCACCCGTGAACAACTCTATACAGGCAAGGCCAACTGGGAAATTATTAAAGAAGTGGCCAGTCATTTGAGCGTGCCATTCTATGGAAACGGGGATATTAGGACACCTGAAGAAGCAAATTTTGCGCTGGATAATTATGGCGTGGATGGGGTGATGGTCGGACGAGGCTGTTTAGGCAATCCGTGGGTGATTCATCGGATGGTTCATTATATTGAAACAGGAGAACTTTTACCTGAAAAAACAGGGGTTGAGCGAATTCAAGCGGCTTTGGAACACTTAGACCGTTTGGTTGCCTTAAAAGGAGAAAGAGTGGGCGTTAGAGAATTTAGAGGGATGGTGGCTTACTATCTAAAAGGAATTCCTCGCGCTGCTAAGGTGAAAGTGGCTTGTACACAAGCCGAAACAAAGGCAGAGGCTGATCAACTTTTAAATGATTTTAAAGCGTTCACAGCTTCTAGAGAAAAAGAAGTTCGCCCTAAACGCCTATCACGAGCGGAACGTCAAGCACAAAAAGAGGCTGAACAAAAGAATGTTTAA
- the lysS gene encoding lysine--tRNA ligase, which yields MANETEHHEDMNDQMLVRRQKVEELEKNGYNPFASGFERDAVAQDLHDKYGNLEKEELEDKGIYVHLAGRLMTKRGKGKVGFGHIQDISGQIQIYVRKDEIGEEDYTNIWKKSDLGDIIGVYGFVMRTNTGELSIHVKELKHLTKALRPLPDKYHGLQDKEQIYRQRYLDLITNRESFDRFVKRSHIIREVRRFLDERGYLEVETPVLHNIPGGANARPFITHHNALDMDLYLRIALELHLKRLVVGGMEKVYEIGRVFRNEGIDHTHNPEFTLLEVYTAYSTMWDIMDLVEDLYRYVSQTVLGTTTVTYGEASLDFGKEWCRVHMVDAIKEVCGVDFWQEMSDEQARQLAKEHHVEIKETDDFGHVVNAFFEHYVEETLTQPTFIYGHPKSISPLARTNEEDPRFTDRFEAFICGAEAGNAFTELTDPIDQRQRFESQVRERELGDDEAQHMDEDFVEALETGLPPTGGLGIGIDRMVMILTNSDSIRDILLFPTMRNK from the coding sequence ATGGCAAATGAAACAGAACACCATGAAGATATGAATGACCAAATGTTAGTCAGACGCCAAAAGGTAGAAGAATTAGAAAAAAATGGCTATAATCCTTTTGCGTCTGGTTTTGAACGAGATGCAGTCGCTCAAGATCTTCATGATAAATATGGGAACTTAGAAAAAGAAGAACTTGAAGATAAAGGGATTTATGTTCACCTTGCAGGACGTTTAATGACAAAGCGCGGCAAAGGGAAAGTAGGATTTGGTCATATTCAAGATATAAGTGGGCAAATTCAAATTTATGTACGTAAAGATGAAATTGGAGAAGAAGACTACACGAATATCTGGAAGAAATCTGACCTTGGAGATATTATTGGCGTATATGGTTTTGTTATGCGGACCAATACAGGGGAACTTTCTATTCATGTCAAAGAGCTCAAACACTTAACTAAAGCCTTACGTCCTTTACCAGATAAGTATCATGGCTTACAAGATAAGGAGCAAATTTATCGGCAACGGTATTTGGATTTGATTACCAATAGAGAAAGCTTCGATCGCTTCGTTAAGCGCTCTCATATTATTCGCGAAGTTCGTCGTTTCTTAGATGAACGCGGTTATTTGGAAGTAGAAACACCTGTTTTGCATAACATTCCTGGTGGAGCTAACGCGCGTCCATTTATTACCCACCACAACGCTTTAGATATGGATCTCTATTTGCGGATTGCTTTGGAACTTCATCTTAAACGTTTAGTGGTTGGAGGAATGGAAAAAGTTTATGAGATTGGTCGAGTATTTAGAAATGAAGGTATTGACCATACTCATAATCCTGAATTCACCCTCTTAGAAGTGTACACCGCTTATTCTACCATGTGGGATATTATGGATTTAGTTGAAGATCTCTATCGTTATGTCTCACAAACAGTTTTAGGAACAACAACTGTTACCTATGGAGAGGCTTCTCTTGATTTTGGAAAAGAATGGTGTCGGGTACATATGGTAGATGCTATTAAAGAGGTCTGTGGTGTAGATTTCTGGCAAGAAATGTCTGATGAACAAGCCCGTCAATTGGCGAAAGAACATCATGTAGAAATCAAGGAAACGGATGATTTCGGGCATGTCGTGAATGCCTTCTTTGAACATTATGTGGAAGAAACTTTAACGCAACCAACCTTTATATACGGACATCCAAAATCTATTTCTCCATTAGCAAGAACAAATGAAGAAGATCCACGGTTTACTGATCGGTTTGAAGCGTTTATTTGCGGAGCAGAAGCCGGAAATGCCTTTACCGAATTAACCGATCCAATTGATCAACGTCAACGTTTCGAATCTCAAGTAAGAGAACGCGAATTGGGGGACGATGAAGCGCAACATATGGATGAAGATTTTGTGGAAGCTTTGGAAACTGGTTTACCACCAACGGGAGGATTAGGAATCGGTATTGATCGTATGGTTATGATTTTAACGAATTCAGATTCCATTCGTGATATTCTCTTATTCCCAACTATGCGCAATAAATAG
- a CDS encoding S1 domain-containing RNA-binding protein: protein MTIKVGDKVTGKVTGIVKFGAFVDLGEGENGLVHISEISDNYIKDIHDFVAEGDEVTAIVTKVQEDGKVALSIKKAKEDNLKKETISGKENFRHPRQTSKFSSKKPSKTSDFDTMMNDFLKASDDRLNDLKRNTEGKRGGRGGRRS from the coding sequence ATGACTATAAAAGTAGGAGACAAAGTAACTGGAAAAGTTACAGGAATTGTTAAATTTGGTGCGTTTGTGGATTTAGGAGAAGGAGAAAACGGACTGGTTCATATTTCAGAAATATCTGATAACTATATTAAAGATATCCATGATTTTGTAGCCGAGGGAGATGAAGTAACCGCAATTGTTACGAAAGTCCAAGAAGACGGCAAAGTGGCTCTCTCCATCAAGAAAGCAAAAGAAGATAATTTGAAGAAAGAGACTATTTCTGGAAAAGAAAATTTCCGTCACCCACGACAAACTTCAAAATTTAGTTCTAAAAAGCCTTCGAAAACAAGTGATTTTGATACCATGATGAATGATTTCTTAAAGGCAAGCGATGATCGTTTAAATGATTTAAAACGGAATACAGAAGGAAAGCGCGGTGGCCGAGGAGGTCGTCGGAGTTAA